A genomic region of Prionailurus bengalensis isolate Pbe53 chromosome D1, Fcat_Pben_1.1_paternal_pri, whole genome shotgun sequence contains the following coding sequences:
- the POLD4 gene encoding DNA polymerase delta subunit 4 yields the protein MGRKRLITDSYPVVKRREGPAGHSKGELAPELGEEPQPLSVDEAELELLRQFDLAWQYGPCTGITRLQRWHRAEQMGLEPPAEVRQVLQTHPGDPRFQYSLWHVYPL from the exons ATGGGCCGGAAGCGGCTCATCACTGACTCCTACCCTGTAGTGAAGAGGAGGGAGGGCCCCGCTGGGCACAGCAAGGGGGAGCTGGCGCCAGAGCTAG GGGAAGAGCCCCAGCCTCTGAGCGTGGATGAAGCAGAGCTGGAGCTGCTGAGGCAGTTTGATCTGGCCTGGCAATATGGGCCCTGCACAG GGATCACGCGGCTGCAGCGCTGGCATCGGGCCGAGCAGATGGGCTTGGAGCCCCCCGCCGAAGTGCGCCAGGTGCTGCAGACCCACCCTGGAGATCCCCGCTTCCAGTACAG CCTCTGGCATGTCTATCCCCTTTGA